GCCGTTTTTAGTTGATAATAACAACTCCAAAAATCCGGCAGTTATTGTGTGTCCCGGTGGTGGTTATGGTGTGCTATCACATATCAAAGAAGGCGATAAAATTGCTGAATGGTTAAATTCTATTGGTATTTCAGCTTTTGTTTTGAAATATAGATTACCAAATGATGGTATCATGGAAAACAAAACCATTGGTCCGCTTCAAGATGTACAGGAAGCCATTAGAACCGTAAGGAGACAAGCTGAAAAATGGCATTTAGACCCCAGTAAAATTGGTGTTATCGGGTTTTCGGCCGGTGGCCATTTAGCGTCGACCGCTTCAACGCATTATAACGACAAGGTTTATAAAGCTGATGGTTTTAGTGCGCGACCAGATTTCTCGATGCTTATCTATCCGGTTATTTCTATGGAAGAAGGTATTACCCATAACGGTTCCAGAGTAAATTTGCTTGGTAAAAATCCTTCAGAAGAACTCATTGAAAAATATTCAAATGAAAAACAAGTTAATGGCAATACACCTCCAACTATTTTAATTCATGCAACTGATGATTATTCTGTACCCGTTGAAAACAGTATAAATTACTATATGGCTCTAAAAGAAAATAAAGTGCCTGCCGAAATGCATATTTATGAAAATGGTGGTCATGGCTTTGGTTTAGGGCGATTTGGAACTCATTTAAACTGGCCAAACGCTTGCGAAAATTGGTTGGTTGCCAATGATGTTATTCCAGAAAAAGAAGTTTATATGTTTTCCTATTTTAAAGGAAATGGAGAAGATGGTTTGCATTTAGCTTATAGTAAAAACGGCTTTAAATGGAAAGCGTTAAACGATGACAAGTCGTTTTTAAAACCAGAAGTTGGTAAAGATAAGCTCATGCGCGACCCTTGTATTATAAAAGGTAACGATGGGCTCTATCATATGGTCTGGACCGTTAGCTGGACCGATAAAGGTATTGGGTACGCGAACTCCAAAGATTTAATACATTGGTCTGAACAGAAATTCATTCCGG
This genomic stretch from Flavobacteriaceae bacterium GSB9 harbors:
- a CDS encoding prolyl oligopeptidase family serine peptidase yields the protein MNKTNTLFALLFIALFSHSYGQTEIPLWNNIPGAIANTDYKEEFRLDKNGDPNAIRKVSIPTIKPFLVDNNNSKNPAVIVCPGGGYGVLSHIKEGDKIAEWLNSIGISAFVLKYRLPNDGIMENKTIGPLQDVQEAIRTVRRQAEKWHLDPSKIGVIGFSAGGHLASTASTHYNDKVYKADGFSARPDFSMLIYPVISMEEGITHNGSRVNLLGKNPSEELIEKYSNEKQVNGNTPPTILIHATDDYSVPVENSINYYMALKENKVPAEMHIYENGGHGFGLGRFGTHLNWPNACENWLVANDVIPEKEVYMFSYFKGNGEDGLHLAYSKNGFKWKALNDDKSFLKPEVGKDKLMRDPCIIKGNDGLYHMVWTVSWTDKGIGYANSKDLIHWSEQKFIPVMAHEEGTRNTWAPEITYNENTKEYIIYWASTITGKFPETQIEEDAGYNHRMYYTKTKDFKTFTPTKLFYEPGFNVIDATIQKYGNEKYVMFLKDETKKPVQKNLKVAFSDNLEGPYSKASAPITGKYWAEGPTAIKIDDKWIVYFDKYTNHQYGAVQSSNLKNWEDISDKIEFPKGIRHGTIFKVPASLLRKLLKE